The following are encoded together in the Cohaesibacter gelatinilyticus genome:
- a CDS encoding DUF1254 domain-containing protein gives MIRTLYVVLAALFAAIIIHIITILAVPYMAVNDVWHRNVRTASLGQLHIIKTAKDVLDDFPELDPAFAYAMCRVDVSNVPAQLTGSLDSGFWSLAYFDVKNRVQFSLTNQISGRDVQVVLANKVQQRLLSERRDLVDDTAVVITAKEDQGLLVLRAFVEQETERNAIARSLSKLDCSPLWESQVEQ, from the coding sequence ATGATCAGAACACTTTATGTCGTTCTGGCGGCTCTCTTTGCTGCCATCATCATTCATATCATCACCATTCTGGCCGTTCCCTACATGGCTGTGAACGACGTGTGGCATCGGAATGTCCGCACTGCCAGCCTTGGGCAATTGCATATAATCAAAACAGCCAAGGATGTATTGGACGATTTCCCCGAGTTGGATCCGGCTTTCGCCTACGCCATGTGCCGGGTTGATGTGAGTAATGTTCCTGCTCAACTGACTGGATCTCTGGATAGCGGCTTCTGGTCCCTTGCCTATTTCGATGTCAAGAACCGCGTTCAATTCAGCCTGACAAATCAGATCTCAGGACGAGATGTTCAGGTTGTTCTGGCAAACAAGGTTCAACAACGACTGCTTTCCGAACGTCGGGATCTGGTCGATGACACCGCCGTCGTCATAACTGCCAAAGAAGATCAAGGACTATTGGTACTAAGAGCCTTTGTAGAGCAGGAAACCGAACGTAACGCCATTGCTCGCTCACTTTCAAAGCTTGATTGTTCCCCCCTTTGGGAAAGTCAGGTTGAACAATAG
- a CDS encoding DUF1214 domain-containing protein, translated as MRLIWDILLFVVVAAGLGLGSAYTAINHADKLGLYQIGPWMAWPEATSPKADPYTRAQQARQGALLLGAGEGLAFEAIHDDDGTPLDGACQYRLSGKQLPARLWTLSLLNEQGKVVENPSSRYSFHSQSIMRNAGDAFDIVVGPQVLGGNWLQSPQNGTFRLVLRLYETPLTSGGTLSDIALPSIRWESCR; from the coding sequence GTGCGCTTGATCTGGGATATTTTGCTGTTTGTCGTTGTCGCTGCCGGGCTTGGACTTGGAAGTGCATATACGGCGATCAATCATGCAGACAAGCTCGGCCTATACCAGATTGGGCCCTGGATGGCCTGGCCGGAAGCAACTTCACCAAAGGCTGATCCTTATACGCGCGCGCAACAAGCCCGCCAAGGTGCCCTGCTTCTGGGAGCCGGTGAAGGATTGGCATTTGAGGCAATTCATGATGACGATGGCACTCCTCTTGATGGCGCTTGCCAATATCGTCTGAGCGGCAAACAATTGCCTGCAAGACTCTGGACGCTTTCTTTACTCAATGAGCAGGGCAAGGTCGTTGAAAACCCGTCTTCTCGCTATAGCTTCCATAGCCAATCCATCATGCGAAATGCAGGTGACGCCTTTGATATCGTCGTCGGTCCTCAGGTTCTTGGGGGTAATTGGCTTCAGAGCCCGCAAAACGGAACATTCCGACTGGTTCTACGTCTATATGAGACACCGCTGACATCTGGTGGTACTCTTAGCGATATCGCACTGCCATCCATTCGCTGGGAGAGTTGTCGATGA